The following are encoded in a window of Carya illinoinensis cultivar Pawnee chromosome 15, C.illinoinensisPawnee_v1, whole genome shotgun sequence genomic DNA:
- the LOC122295857 gene encoding dolichyl-diphosphooligosaccharide--protein glycosyltransferase subunit STT3B produces the protein MVGKAEPVNGSVKSGSNQSIPATMQSPLKKSDLIPNLSLKTLKLKTKQQELLIRVSILCLVYVLAFITRLFSVLRYESMIHEFDPYFNYRTTLFLTEKGFYEFWNWFDSESWYPLGRIIGGTLYPGLMVTAAIIYWLLRFLRFAIHIREVCVLTAPFFASNTTLVAYFFGKEVWDSGAGLVAAALIAICPGYISRSVAGSYDNEGVAIFALLLTFYLFVKAVNTGSLAWALASAFAYFYMVSAWGGYVFIINLIPLYVLVLLITGRYSMRLYVAYNSMYVLGMLLAMQIRFVGFQHVQSGEHMAAMGVFFLLQVFFFLDWVKHLLSDTKLFQAFLRITVTTAIGVGAIALGVGMASGYISPWTGRFYSLLDPTYAKDHIPIIASVSEHQPTAWSSFMFDFHILLFLFPAGLYFCFKRLSDATIFIVMYGLTSMYFAGVMVRLILVATPAVCLISAIAVSATIKNLTLVARAKSKVTQTGSVRGSSSSKGSSKASLDQSQPFQRNGAIALLLGAFYLLSKYATHCTWVTSEAYSSPSIVLAARGAHGNRVIFDDYREAYFWLRKNTPPDAKVMSWWDYGYQITAMGNRTVIVDNNTWNNTHIATVGRAMSSYEDEAYEIMRSLDVDYVLVVFGGVTGYSSDDINKFLWMVRIGGGVFPVIKEPDYLVNGEYRVDKGAAPKMLNCLMYKLSYYRFGELTTEYGKPPGYDRARGVEIGNKDIKLEYLEEAFTTSNWIVRIYKVKPPNNRW, from the exons ATGGTTGGGAAAGCCGAACCCGTAAACGGGTCTGTAAAATCCGGATCGAACCAGAGTATCCCAGCGACAATGCAAAGCCCCCTGAAGAAATCAGATCTAATCCCGAACCTCTCGCTCAAAACTCTAAAACTGAAAACCAAACAGCAGGAGCTCCTGATCCGAGTGTCGATCCTTTGCCTCGTCTACGTTCTGGCCTTCATAACCCGCCTCTTCAGCGTCCTCCGCTACGAGTCCATGATCCACGAGTTTGACCCTTACTTCAATTACCGCACTACTCTCTTCCTCACCGAAAAGGGCTTCTACGAGTTCTGGAACTGGTTCGATTCCGAGAGCTGGTACCCCCTCGGCCGCATCATCGGCGGGACCCTCTACCCTGGTCTCATGGTTACCGCCGCCATCATCTACTGGCTCCTCCGCTTCCTCCGCTTCGCCATCCATATCCGCGAGGTCTGCGTCTTGACGGCACCGTTTTTCGCTTCCAACACGACTCTGGTGGCTTATTTCTTCGGCAAAGAAGTTTGGGATTCGGGCGCGGGGCTCGTTGCAGCGGCACTGATTGCAATTTGCCCTGGTTATATATCCAGATCGGTGGCGGGGTCATACGATAACGAGGGTGTGGCGATATTCGCGTTGTTGCTCACGTTTTACTTGTTTGTGAAGGCCGTGAATACGGGATCGTTGGCGTGGGCTTTGGCGTCGGCTTTTGCCTACTTTTATATGGTTTCGGCGTGGGGTGGCtatgtatttataataaatttgattCCGCTATATGTGCTGGTGCTTTTGATCACGGGCAGATATTCCATGAGGTTGTACGTAGCCTACAATTCTATGTATGTGTTGGGAATGCTGCTTGCTATGCAGATTCGGTTTGTGGGGTTTCAGCATGTTCAGTCTGGGGAGCATATGGCCGCCATGGGGGTGTTCTTCTTGTTGCAG GTATTCTTCTTCTTAGATTGGGTTAAACACTTACTAAGTGACACAAAATTATTTCAAGCCTTTTTGAGGATCACTGTGACCACTGCAATAGGTGTTGGTGCTATTGCTCTCGGAGTAGGCATGGCATCTGGTTATATCTCTCCATGGACTGGCCGGTTTTACTCATTGCTTGATCCAACATATGCAAAGGATCATATTCCAATTATTGCTTCTGTCTCAGAGCATCAACCAACCGCTTGGTCATCTTTCATGTTCGATTTTCATATCctgcttttcctttttcctgcGGGTCTCTATTTTTGCTTCAAGCGGTTGTCAGATGCCACAATTTTTATAGTTATGTATGGTCTCACAAGCATGTATTTTGCTGGTGTCATGGTTCGATTGATTCTTGTTGCTACACCTGCAGTATGCCTTATTAGTGCCATTGCTGTTTCTGCAACTATAAAGAATTTGACTCTGGTAGCAAGGGCCAAGAGTAAGGTTACCCAGACTGGGTCTGTGAGGGGAAGCAGTAGCTCGAAGGGATCTTCTAAG GCTTCACTTGATCAATCCCAGCCTTTCCAAAGAAATGGTGCTATTGCCTTACTTCTCGGTGCCTTTTACTTGCTCAGTAAGTATGCAACACACTGTACCTGGGTCACATCAGAGGCATACTCGTCTCCCTCAATTGTCTTGGCTGCTAGGGGTGCCCATGGCAACAGGGTCATCTTTGATGATTATCGTGAGGCATACTTTTGGCTGCGGAAGAATACTCCGCCGGATGCTAAGGTGATGTCATGGTGGGATTATGGATACCAGATAACTGCTATGGGAAACAGAACTGTTATAGTTGATAATAACACCTGGAACAATACACACATTGCTACTGTTGGACGTGCAATGTCATCATATGAAGATGAGGCATATGAAATTATGAGGTCACTTGATGTGGATTATGTATTAGTTGTCTTTGGAGGGGTTACCGGCTATTCTTCTGATGATATTAACAA atTTTTGTGGATGGTGAGAATCGGAGGTGGGGTTTTCCCTGTAATAAAAGAACCCGATTACCTTGTTAATGGCGAGTACCGTGTTGACAAAGGGGCTGCTCCCAAGATGTTGAACTGTCTCAT GTACAAATTGTCTTATTATCGATTTGGAGAGTTGACAACAGAATATGGCAAACCACCTGG GTATGATCGTGCAAGGGGGGTTGAAATCGGAAACAAGGATATTAAACTTGAATATCTGGAAGAGGCTTTTACAACATCTAACTGGATTGTTCGCATTTACAAAGTTAAACCACCAAATAATAGATGGTAA
- the LOC122296755 gene encoding uncharacterized protein LOC122296755 codes for MLELAKQRDELKGVAVAHGGVKMTHLLFTDDCLIFGKASWNEWKKISGILEVYGKASSQNLNKHKTIVLFSPTVASEMRRAIIKDCGAREQNNCEKYLGLPIMVGRSRYQAFSIVKDRVWKKLSNWKNQFLSPSGKEVLIKAVIQAIPTYYMSVFKLPKKLSDEIASLMAKFWWGFK; via the coding sequence ATGCTTGAGCTAGCAAAGCAAAGAGATGAATTGAAAGGGGTGGCAGTGGCTCATGGGGGTGTTAAGATGACTCATCTGTTGTTTACAGATGATTGCTTAATCTTTGGGAAAGCTTCTTGGAATGAATGGAAGAAGATCAGTGGAATTCTGGAGGTATATGGAAAGGCTTCTAGTCAGAACTTAAATAAGCATAAAACAATAGTCTTGTTCAGTCCAACAGTTGCTAGTGAAATGAGAAGGGCTATTATCAAGGATTGTGGAGCTAGAGAACAAAATAACTGTGAGAAATATCTAGGATTGCCAATCATGGTTGGTAGATCGAGATACCAGGCTTTTAGCATTGTGAAAGATAGGGTATGGAAGAAGTTGAGTAATTGGAAGAATCAGTTTCTATCACCTTCAGGAAAAGAAGTATTAATCAAGGCAGTCATTCAAGCAATTCCAACATACTATATGAGTGTGTTCAAGTTGCCAAAAAAGCTGAGTGATGAAATAGCTTCTTTAATggcaaaattctggtggggattTAAGTAA